A window of Chloroflexota bacterium contains these coding sequences:
- the rplS gene encoding 50S ribosomal protein L19, translating to MADLIKAVEGKPNSHIPELNSGDSVSVHVRIKEGDKERIQEFKGTIIRLRKSGNNANFTVRRTASHGIGVERTFLLRSPRIEKVEVTRHASVRRAQLYYLRNLTGKKARLREKREAKA from the coding sequence ATGGCTGACTTAATCAAAGCCGTCGAAGGCAAACCCAACTCACACATTCCGGAATTAAATTCCGGCGACTCGGTCAGCGTTCACGTTCGCATCAAGGAAGGCGACAAGGAACGCATTCAGGAATTCAAAGGCACCATCATCCGCCTGCGCAAGAGCGGCAACAACGCCAACTTCACCGTCCGCCGCACAGCTTCGCACGGCATCGGCGTGGAGCGCACCTTCCTGCTCCGCTCGCCGCGCATCGAAAAAGTGGAAGTCACCCGCCACGCTTCGGTCCGCCGCGCCCAGCTTTACTACCTGCGAAACCTGACCGGCAAGAAAGCTCGCCTGCGCGAAAAACGCGAAGCCAAAGCCTGA